A single genomic interval of Dromiciops gliroides isolate mDroGli1 chromosome 1, mDroGli1.pri, whole genome shotgun sequence harbors:
- the MRPS25 gene encoding 28S ribosomal protein S25, mitochondrial has translation MPMKGRFPIRRTLQYLSRGDIVFKSSVKVMTVNYNTHGELSEGARKFVFFNIPQIQYKNPWVQIMMFKNMTPSPFLRFYLDSGEQVLVDVEDKSNKEIVQHIRKILGKNDEVLKMEELEKKKLSHPANFGPKKYCLRECICEVEGQVPCPAIVPLPKEMTGKYKAAMKANAQD, from the exons ATGCCGATGAAGGGGCGCTTCCCCATCCGACGGACTCTGCAGTACCTGAGCCGGGGCGACATCGTGTTTAAGAGCTCGGTCAAGGTCATGACCGTGAATTACAACACCCACGGGGAGCTGAGCGAAGGAGCCAG GAAATTTGTGTTTTTCAACATTCCTCAGATTCAGTACAAAAACCCCTGGGTGCAGATCATGATGTTCAAGAACATGACGCCATCACCCTTTCTGCGCTTTTATTTAG ATTCCGGTGAGCAGGTCTTGGTGGACGTGGAGGACAAGAGCAACAAAGAGATCGTGCAGCACATCAGAAAGATCCTGGGGAAGAATGA TGAAGTCCTCAAGATGGAGGAGCTAGAGAAAAAGAAGCTCTCTCACCCAGCTAACTTTGGACCCAAAAAATATTGCCTGCGGGAATGTATCTGTGAAGTGGAAGGACAGGTCCCCTGCCCTGCCATTGTGCCTTTGCCTAAAGAGATGACTGGCAAGTACAAAGCTGCTATGAAAGCCAATGCTCAAGACTGA
- the RBSN gene encoding rabenosyn-5 yields the protein MASLDDPGEVREGFLCPLCLKDLQSFYQLQSHYEEEHSSEDRDVKGQIKSLVQKAKKAKNKLLKREDDRSESGTQGYESFSYGGVDPYMWEPQELGAVRSHLSDFKKHRAARIDHYVVEVNKLIIRLEKLTAFDRTNTESAKVRAIEKSVVPWVNDQDVPFCPDCGNKFSIRNRRHHCRLCGSIMCKKCMELISLPLASKLTSASKEASLTSHTSPNQSPNSVHGSRRGSISSVSSVSSVLDEKDDERIRCCGHCKDALLKREQQIDEKEHTPDIVKLYEKLRICMEKVEQKAPEYIKMAASLNAGETTYSLEHANDLRVEVQKVYELIDALSKKILTLGLNQEPQPHPRALQLQRMIRYSATLFVQEKLLGLMSLPTKEQYEELKKKRKQEIERKLIMERQAALELQRRSEERQKELVSRGAVNGEEPFVQKGTVRKAEGWLPMSSGPGPSEESDPLLQQIHNITSFIKQAKAASRVDEVRMLQENLRQLQDEYDQQQTEKAIELSRKQAEEEDLQREQLQVLREKEWEREQSQVISQHSRTRSLDFKDRLFQLESGMEPQNRIPHILDLGPSLVQSNVPLKSPSPNSGQEPNKEKPVFAMLGQEILQQNTGVHQNEAASLNPFEGEDVSTPGDEGFNPFAEDVSHGGSSPHSAVPSVKKEYNPFEDEEDEPTGDADGSILNPFEVDELPYQKHSSPPNPGNPFEEPVSTNPFDVDDSEAEGEELIEEELLLQQIDNIKAYIFDAKQCGRLDEVEVLTENLKELKRALVKQKEKTN from the exons gTCTGGTCCAAAAGGCTAAGAAAGCAAAGAATAAGTTGTTGAAAAGAGAAGATGATCGGTCAGAATCTGGGACACAAGGATATGAATCTTTCAGCTATGGAGGGGTAGATCCATACATGTGGGAACCACAGGAACTGG GTGCTGTGAGAAgtcatctttctgacttcaaaaaaCACCGTGCTGCCAGGATTGACCACTATGTTGTTGAAGTCAATAAATTAATAATCAGGTTGGAAAAG CTTACGGCCTTTGACAGAACAAATACTGAATCGGCTAAAGTAAGAG CAATAGAAAAGTCGGTTGTGCCATGGGTCAATGATCAGGATGTTCCTTTCTGCCCTGACTGTGGAAATAAGTTCAGCATCCGAAACCGCCGTCACCATTGCCGCCTTTGTGGATCAATCATGTGCAAGAAGTGTATGGAGCTGATCAGCCTTCCCTTGGCAA GCAAGCTcaccagtgccagcaaagaggcCTCCTTGACCTCCCATACCAGCCCCAACCAGTCACCCAATAGTGTCCATGGTTCTCGAAGGGGCAGCATCAGTAGCGTGAGCAGTGTTAGCTCCGTACTGGATGAGAAGGATGATGAGCGGATCCGCTGCTGTGGACATTGTAAAGATGCCTTGCTTAAGAGAGAGCAGCAGATTGATGAGAAGGAGCACACTCCTGACATTGTGAAGCTTTATGAG aAACTACGAATTTGTATGGAGAAAGTTGAACAGAAAGCTCCTGAGTACATTAAAATGGCAGCATCACTGAA TGCTGGGGAGACAACCTATAGTCTGGAACATGCTAATGACCTCCGAGTAGAAGTACAGAAAGTATATGAGTTAATAGATGCTTTAAG TAAGAAGATTTTAACACTAGGCTTGAACCAGGAGCCTCAGCCACATCCCAGAGCTTTGCAGCTCCAGAGAATGATAAGATATTCAGCTACGCTTTTTGTACAG GAAAAGTTACTTGGTTTGATGTCACTGCCAACCAAAGAACAGTATgaagaattgaaaaagaaaaggaagcaggaaatCGAAAGGAAACTGATCATGGAAAGACAG GCTGCCCTAGAATTACAGCGAAGATcggaagagaggcagaaagaattGGTTTCCCGAGGCGCAGTGAATGGAGAAGAGCCTTTTGTCCAGAAGGGTACTGTGAGGAAAGCAGAGGGCTGGCTCCCCATGTCCAGTGGGCCAGGCCCAAGTGAGGAATCAGACCCCCTCCTGCAGCAGATCCACAACATCACATCATTCATTAAGCAGGCCAAGGCAGCTAGCCGGGTTGATGAAGTGCGCATGCTTCAGGAGAACCTACGCCAGCTGCAGGATGAGTATGACCAGCAGCAGACAGAGAAGGCCATTGAACTGTCTCGAAAGCAGGCAGAAGAGGAAGATCTGCAAAGAGAGCAGCTGCAGGTGCTTCGGGAGAAAGAGTGGGAGAGGGAGCAGTCCCAGGTAATCTCTCAGCACTCACGGACTCGTTCTTTAGACTTCAAAGACAGGCTCTTTCAACTAGAATCTGGGATGGAACCTCAGAACCGGATACCACATATTTTGGATCTGGGTCCTTCTTTAGTCCAAAGTAATGTGCCTCTTAAGAGCCCTTCTCCCAACTCAGGCCAGGAGCCAAATAAAGAGAAACCTGTGTTTGCTATGCTAGGTCAGGAGATACTACAGCAGAACACTGGAGTACATCAAAATGAGGCAGCTTCCTTGAACCCCTTTGAAGGGGAAGACGTCTCTACTCCTGGAGATGAAGGCTTTAACCCATTTGCTGAAGATGTTTCTCATGGAGGTTCCTCACCTCATTCAGCCGTCCCCAGtgttaaaaaagaatataatccttttgaagatgaggaagatgaaccCACTGGTGATGCAGATGGCTCCATTCTCAACCCCTTTGAAGTGGATGAGCTTCCTTATCAAAAGCATTCCAGCCCTCCCAATCCTGGCAACCCCTTTGAGGAGCCAGTCTCCACCAATCCCTTTGATGTGGATGACAGTGAGGCTGAGGGAGAAGAGCTTATAGAGGAAGAGCTGCTTCTCCAGCAGATTGACAATATCAAGGCATACATTTTTGATGCTAAGCAGTGTGGCCGTTTGGATGAGGTGGAAGTGTTGACTGAAAACTTGAAGGAACTGAAGCGTGCATTAGTCAAGCAGAAAGAGAAAACTAACTGA